AGTTTTTCTCTGACCGTACATTAGACTAAGGTCCAACTGTGGACACAGTCTCTTACATTCCAAAAGTAATAAGGACAGGGATAATATTCATTATTAGGAACACAATTAATAAGGTAAGTGGAGTAATTTATAAAATGATATTAAATATTTATGCTGTACTAATTTACAAATACACCATGgtaattatatttttacccTGAATGCAAATTTTTAATGGCATTTCAATCACGATCAAATGGAAAATGCAAAATTTCAAATCTGATATGAgaatacaaaaatatatagacATTGCGAAAAACTAATGTGCAACTCTTAATTTAAATATAGAGTGAAAAGTTTGCGATGTGCTGTTGTTTGAAATATATTTACGTGTGATTTCACACATTAAATTTAAGCATTAATGGGCATCCAGATCTTCATATCAATATAGCTAGGCTACCAAAGTTATAGTCCTTAATTTCCTGCGTGCATGATTAAGGTTGGGAAGGGTAAATAATAGGTGCTAATATTTCCTTATTCTGTTGTGATATATCAATTGAAAggagcaaatatttttttattggaaaaTGTATACAATAACCAAGTGCTAGACCAATTGTAAGTTGGAGTACGGTAAAACTGCTCTGAACCCAATGGTTAGTGGCTTGGTGCAGCTAGTGGTGGTAGCAGAGGTTAAATGCTTGGAAAGGTTGATGGCTTGGTTGAAGATGGAGTTGGCCGCTGATCCAGGTGAACAGCACAGCAGTGACCAACCCTAGATGAGGGAAAGATGGATGTTCGTCGGGCACTAGGTGAGGTTTGGAGAGGCGGTGATAGCGGCACCAGCCAGGCTGAGTAAGGATGCGACACATTTATGACAGCCCCACTAGGAGGAGAGGTGCCAGCAAAGCTGGTTGATCAATTTGATGAAGCTGCACACATGCACTTTTGAAGGAGAGTTAGGGCCTTAGGGGTGCCTACATGCGCAGTTGGATCTTGACGTCACTAGACCACCGGCTTCCACTAGCCGCTTCACGGTGCACAAACCATGTTGCCTAGCATCCTGCCACCACACACTCATGGTCTGGAGCACTGCAATTGTTGGTACCTGGCGGCTACTGCTTGAAACCCAAGGTCACACTATCCAATGCATGCACTCACATCCGCTTCCCTCTGCCACCTAGGCATACTTTACAGTCAACGCCCTACTAGGCTCACCACCACGCATCTCCTTAATATAATGTGGAACAATGGAAAAGATGAATAAACTAACATACATTGTTTGAGGACATGGatgccgccgtctcctcctctgcTTCTTTTGGTGCCGTTGTAGATGTGCATGTCCTGAATGTGAGTATACCTACTTGATACCATAGGTGAAACTGGCGATAAACGAGCGGATGATGCCATAGGTGCCACTCGCACTGCCCTAGAACCACACTATGGGTCCTCTCTAGCATTTGCTTAGGATCAGTGGTGGTATGGTTTATGAAGGAGTTTGAGGAAGTGGAGAGTTCTTCGCCTGTCCACAGGCTGAGCTCTCCTTATTTTATTGCACTCATAGACTTGGGGTGATCCCAATCAGGACATTATGCTGCTCCCGATCATGGTGAACCAACAAGCATGATAGAAAAGGATGGACAGGCCCCTTGTGACTTGGtcttggttgttaatcaagaggatcaaccaacaagaaaaacaatatcCTACATAACGTAGGCATGGCATCAAGGAGACAGCAACCCTGGCCCCATCGATCTTCACGATGGCCACAGCATGCTGTGGAGGAAGCACCGGGAAGGAGGGAGAGCAAGGAGGTGGTGCTCGATTAAAGGTTAAAAAGGATGGAGGAGAGTGACAGATCTAGTCAGTTAGGGCTTCTATAAGTTTTTATACTCCTCAGTTTATAGGTATATAGATGTATATGTATTTTTCCTTCTTAGTGAAATGAAGTGCAACTCTCATGCGTTTTCTAAAAAGATAATTACAGTTATAGGCTTGATTATTTAAAATTGTGGATGGTTATTTTCAATCACATGGGGGGACAAGTGCTAAAACGGTGTCACTAGTATACGGATCACTGCCCTGAACGCCGATGGcaataaataaattgtagaaGCAACAATTAAGTAACATCTATTGAGTATCAAATAGTTAACTGCATATCTTTgggtggcaaataattaattttatagttaATCCACGCAGAGATATGGTCCACTCATTATTCACAACAATTAATTTTGTTACTTTCTGTCATCTTTGTGATGGATTTAGAACTCATCATACATGCATTACTGGTAATTTGGAAAGatctatttgaaaattttgatggtTCAAAGAATATATGCATAAACTTAGCCTTAGCCTTGCAGCGGCCGGCTCCAACTTTACGTAGATGGTGCTCTCATATAGCTCAAAATAAAATTGGGAATACAGAAAGGCATAGTCTAGCTTTTGAACTCACATTTTCCTGCACCCCCTATCTTTATTCTAGAAACTTAATAaggccaaaataaaaaaaagcttgcCAGTTGCCAACAAGGTTCACACACTTTTAATCCCAGCCTTAGTAGGCGCCTATAGTTTTCCTAGTCAGCACTATTGTGCTCATCTCATTGCTGTTATCTTCTCCCAAATAAACACAAAAAagaaagcgagagagagagagcttctCAAAAGGAATTGAAAAGCACAAAACAACAGAATATATAACTGACATTGGGATTCTCACCCCCTCATCAACCCTGGCCATCTTTATTTCTTCCTCTTTTTGGACTTTGTGTGTTACTGCATGGATTCATGTGTTGCAACACCCTGGATGCTATCTCACCATCTGCAGCCTGGAGATAGAGAAAGAGGAAGTGATCGTAAAGTTGAGTCTCTGTCACGACATTCACAGTTGCACATACAGGTGGCAATAATCATGAGTTGGAAACACCCCTCTTGGGTAAATAAATAAGagctcctccctccctccaccttcaTCACAATAGCATCATTCAATCTTTAATTCATTTGAGAGTTGAGAGTGAGCGGAATATATTTGTATTCTACGATTGAGGAGAATGGCCAGCCCTGGAGTTTGCATCAACTTGGTGAATGGTACATCGACGCGCCTCCCCACCAATGCTGATCTAGTAGTCCACTACCTGCACCGTCGCGCCATTCAGGAACCGGTGCCCTGTGACTTAttcccatactatgcaaataccagaattgcgacatcaaacgtcgccagtggcgcgccaggtagggggattttggtgcttcaggatttcgacgagatgggtttaggagatggattctccgacaacaagctactcgacgattTCGGCTGAGAGGGAGATCCAACCTAacaagatcggaaccatcatcgtcatcgacaacttggtctatcgagatcatccaagcctcaagctccgcggcgtaccaaaagatgtcagatcgCATGATATCGAAAGAGTACGCaacaaggtaattggtagatttgttttttaaattgatctactaatttcgtagatacatccggcatgtatctacaaaggtacgcaatattttatctgCAATTTATCGTGCCTATTCAGATCATATAACATTGTCAGATCCACCAACGTCGACATTCTCCAGCACAACCCCTGGGACATCGTCCCtggtaaatatttttttgacccGCACAGGCTTACTCCCATTAGATATATTAATCCAAAACTTTGCCAGCATCTTCAGTTAATTTGATCAATCTGTAGTATAACCTCAATAGATAGTTTGCAGTTGTTTTGATAGTTAATTTATTGTCTGATTCTGTTTGCATGTTTTCTTTTGCTGGGTTGATGATGATGGAGCAGCGGAGGAGAAGACAAATGGGAAGTACTTCTTCATCCATGAGGAGAACGAACGCCTTGGCAACCACCACAGCAACCGTGCTGCTGGTGATGGGTTCTGGAGGCCAGCAGGCTCAGAGGTGCCGATATATCACAAACGTAGTGGTGGCGCTGATGAAGCACTGGTGGGGATGAAGCGCACCTTGGTATTCCACTACGGGAATTCTTCGTCCGCAAAGCGCACCGAATGGGTGATGCAGGAGTTCCGACTTGCTGGTGCTACCCTTATACCTTGCCCTGTGACGAGGCCAGCCACCGGTGATGGCTCCATGCTTCCCTGCCACCGCACAGGAACGACCATCGCCACGGTAAGACACTACAGATCCGAACATCACCGTGCCTATATATTGGATATAACATAGAATCGATCTACTTTTATAATCTAATTGGTTAAGTATTTACATTCAAGCATAGAACTGTGTCATTCAACTTGGGGAATATGGATATGATGAATTACAAACTTATAATTATAAGAACAATATTTTTCTATGTTGACGTTGATGGTGCAACAAGGTCTAGGATGGACCTAGCTAGTGGTGATTCAAATTTTGTTATGATGTCAGACCTACAGGTGCTGGAACCAAAAGGTGATTTGACTTTTTGGATAGCGATTCTATATATTTCAGTAAGATCTAATTACAATAAATAAGATTTTTCCATGAATCAAGATCTAATAATTAAAGGACCAATAAGAGATTCAATTTTGTCGACGTGCAGAAAGGGGTACGTTGTCGGCTTGCACTTTTATCAGTGAAACTCTTTATTGAACACTACGTGGTTATCCTAGTAGTCCCAGGATGTGTAGAGATCTAACTGTCATGGGATCTATAAGATATTCAATTTTGTCAAGACGCGAGAAGTGTTATGTCGTCGCCGTGTGTTTTTATTAGTGAAACTCTTTTTTTAACACCACAAGTGGCTATCCCCTTTGTCCCGGGTTGTTTAGAGACATAACAGTTATGGGATCAATAAGATACTTGACTTTATCGAGATGCAAAAAGAGGTATGCTGCCGGCTTGCGCTTTTATAAGTGAAACTCTTTGTTGAGCTCCATGCATGATCATTATCCCCTTAGTGTCGGGAAGGGATGTTCAGATCATGTTTTGATCCTGGTCTATACCTTTTCATGGAAAGTGACATCTCTACAGTTTATTGGTGAAACCGGATGGTAGATTGATGACACTCCTTTGCCCATATATGGAAGAAAATTGGACATAGAAGATACCAATTCCTTCTAATTCAGTCACTAGATGATTAGCACAAATCTGGAATACAACTATGTCTTTGCTATTAATAGATTTCATCTATCTCTCTTTGTTGTACATGCTATATATACCATGGTTCCTCCTTAAGCAGCATCTAGTAACATATTATATGTCGACCGTTTTTCAGGAAAACAATGGAAGTCCATCAGCTGGACAAACTCATGGCCCACTTGAGAAAACCATGGTCGAACCTGACAGTTCTTTGCGGATATGTCGCATCTACAAGAAGAGGCAACGAACACCACAGTTCATCATCCCTCCATCCATTGGCGATGCAAGGGAACTCATCCTCGCCCTTCCTACAATTGGCAATACAAGGGAAGTCGCCCTCGCCCTTCCTGCCATTGACTTCCTGGGGCAGCCATCTTTCGAGGAAGGGAGTGATGTGTCTGCCGATGTCATCACGGATGACAAGGACGGTTATGGCCATGGCATGAACTAAATAAAGGAAGCCACTCAGCTGTGTCCAGTAAAAATTGCAAGCGGAGTGTTTCCTCAGTGCGAGAAAGACCTATGACCTGTTTATGTGTTTTAATTTGAAGTTCATGCTTGGTACTATGTATTCTATTTAATTAAGTCGGAGTACTCTATGCTGTTCAAACTGGAGTCTATGTTTTTCTGTTTAAGTTGTAGACAATATatcatttaatttgtttgggGAAAGTAAAGTGTGCCTATGTTCTAGCTTCTAGGATGAGACGCATTCGCCCCAGATTCAAGATCAATGGGAGGTAGTCACCTGGTAGAGGTAACTGTTGTAACTGCCCTTCTTCAATATATCAAATTGATTGTTGGACATGGGATGTTATTATAGATTTACCGTCTGAATCACATGTAGTGATATAATAGATATAGTTAATCTTGGGCAAATCATTCGCGGTGAGAGGATTATTACATCTTTTGTGTCTGAGCTGCTGCTGTATCATTAATATTACTGATTACACTCGGAGTATGGGTTACATGTAGAGAATGAGATGACGATATATATGGAGATGGATACAAAAAATAATTGATAACAAAAGTTAATTTTTTGTATGTCTAGGCCTAGCATATTTTTTGTGTATGCGTAGGCCACAGTTTTGAACTACTTCTTGAATGGCGTCGATCTTTTACATGGAGAAAAAGGATAAAAGTGGATGGACGAAACTACCAGTGTGGCCCTcaatgggaagggaggaggaccATGTTTGTGCGCTGTCCCGCACACAGATGAACTCATGTCAGCCACTGTTCCCAAGCCCTCTCATTCTACATCTCATGCACTCAAATCAGCCACCTTTGCTGACTTCCCTCATACTATGGTGGCTATAGGGGAGGAATGTGAGTTTATAATCAATGTTATGTAGGATTGCACAAGACCAAACAAACCTACTggaggggggggtgaatggtagagaaaaccaaaaacccaaaatcttTTGCGGGATAAAAGATTTACCTCAAATGGAGTAGATGACAAAGACCTGTCGCCGCTAGTCGAACCGCCCTCCTGCCATCAGTCAGACCACCGAAGccttgccggtcagaccacccaaTCACCTGCGGTTAGAACACCGCTATCGGTTAGACCGCGTACATCTGTGGTTAGACCATCAAGACCTAGAAACACCGGTAGATGACATACTCAAAGATGTACATTGAAACTTTCGACTTTATTAcatcaactagtgtttacaaagtgcaccaacagcacccctcaccaaaatctcgaactaaactcgaaaccttaACTTTCTCTCAACTCGAGTCTCTCTAAAACCGATACCGGGAggcctcaccctccctctctatttatacatgagttAGGCTGTGCAAAGCCCACGAATCTAACATAACTTAAGATGCCTAACCCATGTAGGAAACCTTCTCTTGCAAGTATCCAACTTATCCCTTTCCTTATCTCAATCAATCTTTCCGAAATTCGGactcccttccaaattcgactcctctTTCCATACGATTACAATCCCTCTTGTATACCATATGGATTCTTCATCGCCACGTGCATTGCTCTCTAGCCTTTTAGTGtcccgcatgatctcttgaTCCATGGACATCAACTTCTCCTAAGTCGACTCCGATCtatcaccggcaatactctcccgaggcctcaagcaacacctgcacatgcaacaacgaagaaaccatattccaagCACAAGTTCGTCCCTACTTGACTCACATTAGTATAACAACAGTATCCATATAcatagaaaccatctagaagccaAATCCCCAAAGGAAACATCCAAATACAACAagacaacccgaaaccgaacaCGATAAGAatcctgccggtcagaccatcaggtcggccggtctgaccactgcAACACCTGCAGTCTGGCCGACGGCACccggctggtctgaccgccaggGTCAACCAAAAACCTTCACTTCACAAAATCAACCGTCTACAAAATCTCCAAAATAACATCAGCAAACCACCAAAATTTTCAccgcaaaatctaaatcaactcATTGGTTTTACATGTTATAAAGATGTGCTTAGCCTAACATCATCACCTTAATATAATGTGGAAGAGAAGATTAAACTGACTAACATTGTTTAAATCTATGGATGCgacctccttctccttctctgcTTCTTTTGGTGTCGATGTAGATATATGAGTCATGAGTATGAGATTTCTTGCTTGATCCCCTAGGCAATGCTAGCGATTGACAAGTGGGTGATGGTTTCACTCTGAGTGCCACTTTCAGTGCCCTAGAACAGCACTACAAGCCTCATCCAGCATTAGCTAAGGAACGATGATATTAGGCTTTATCAAGGAATTAGGGGAAGTGGAGAGGTCTTCACTTGACCACAAGGCAGGCTCCTGTTGTTTTTATATCGCTGACGAACTCAGGGGTAATCCCAATCAGGACGTTAGGATGCCTCTGATCACAACTAGTTAACATTCGTGAGTGGAACAAGGTGGATCATGCCCCCTGTATACCTTGGTCTCAGTTGCTATCCAAGATGATCAACCACCATGGAAAACAAGGACCTACTTAACATATGGAAATCGGCATGGCATCGAGGATACTACATCTCTGGCACCATCAATCATCACCATTGGCATAGCATGGTGTAGAGGAAGCACTAATAAGGAGCACCACAACAAAAAATACTTCGTAGAGACATTTTTCTAACACTAGAGGCAGTTTTAAAATGCCTCTAGAATCCTGTAGAGGAATTTTGAGAATATCTTCAACACACTTACCATCTCCACCTCATGTCATTTGAGAAATAAGTCAATTTATCAAGATGAGGCATTTTGATTCAGATCATTTGATTTAcgttttgaaaactttcaaaccTTACCAGAGAGGGGCCACTTATGCTGGACGTTGGCTTCAAGAAATCTCCTTTAGCATTACTTCAACCCGGGCTTTGACCATGTCTCCCGAACAATTTCAGTACATATTGTGCAAGACGATTCTTGCattcaatcaaaatttgaaaaagtGCCTCTAAAAAGTATCTTTATACTATAGAACTCTTGGTTTAAGTGGCAAAATAAAAACTGTCTCCACAAAAGTGCCTCTACGTAATGATTTTGCTCTAGTGAGCAGGAGGAGCTGTGCTCGGAGGGAGGAATGGAAGAGAGTGGCAGATTTTGGCAGTTTGGGCTTCTAACTTTTTATTATATTCCTCTATTTATAGGTACTAGTCAGGTTCCTGTGGTTCGCAATGGATTAGTATGGGTTATTCACTATTTTATGGGTCCTGTAATTCGGAATGGTTGGAATGGGATCAAAGTAACAATTTTTTGAACCAATCGCTTGATATCTTTTATATGGGAGAAGGGGGTTAATTAGTTAcatttaagtagtagagataggcTTTAACATTTAAGATTGTGGTTAGTTATTTTCATTCTCGGTGGGGATCAAAAAGTTGATAAAATAGCTCGCACGAGGGAGGGTATACCCTGATCACCTCTGACAATAAATAGTAgaagaaataattaattaacatattttGAGTTCGAAACAGTTAATCACATATGTTTgggtggcaaataattaattttatttttaattcaagGGGAAGATATTTTGTTCACTACAATTAAATTCATTACCTCTTGCTATCTTTATGATGAAATTGGAGCTCTTCATAAAATTTCTAACTGTTTTTGGAAAATAAGATGTATTTGAAAATAAGATGATTGAAAGAAAACATGTATAACATAAACATAGACTTTAGCTGCCACTACTCCTATGTTACATATAGATGGTGCGCTCATGtagcaccaaaaaaaaatttaggaattcAGTGAGGCAAGGACTGGATTTTAAACTCACATTTTCCAGcagccaccccccccccccccacccccaatcTTTAATGCTGCAAATTAACAAGCCTAAAAAAACTGTATCAACTATCCCAATAAGGCCACAAATTAAAAGGCTTGCCAACAAGGTTCACACACATTTAATATCATCCTTAATAGGCACACACAGTTCTCCTAGATCAGCACTATTGTGTTCTTCTCATCACTGTTATATTGTCCATAATAACACTCCAAGAAGGAGATAGAGTAGTCCACCTCACCAgttgaaaaacacaaaaaacaAATCAGAAGATATAACTGACGTTGGGATCCTCATCCCTCCATCAACCCCAGCCATCTTTACCTTCTTCCTCTTTTGGATTTTGTGTGTTACTGCATGGATGCATGCCTTGCAACACCCTGGATGCTATCTGACCCGTCTGCAGCCTGGCGATAGAGAGACAAAAAACAGTGAAGTGGAGTCCCCCTCACGGCACTCTCAGTTGCCCATACAGGTGGCAATATGGTGAGTTGGCAAACAACCCTCTTGGTTCTATAAATACAGTTCCTCCCAGCCTCCATCTCCATCCCCACGGGACCATTCAATCTTACATTCGTTTTAGTGAGTCTAGCGAGAGCGAGCGAGCGTGCGAGCGAAATCTGTTTGTAGGTTGCAAGCTAGGACGATGGCTGGTCCTGGAGTTTGCATCAACTTGCTGAACGGTACCACGATGCACCTCTCCGTTGGGTGTGTGTTCCGCCCCACCGAGGGTGAGCTTGTTGTCAACTACCTGTACCGCCGTGCCATGCAGGAGCCGCTGCCTTGCAACTTCATCACCGATGTGGACATCCAGTGCCACAACCCTTGGGACATCGTTCCcggtaaatatattttgactcGCACTGTCTCACTCCCAAATCTTTGGCAGCATCTTTGATTAGTTTCATCAATCAGTAGTATCTCCTCAGCTAGATCGTTTGTAGGGATTTTGACAGTTAATTTCTTGTATGATTATGTTTGAGTGTCAACTTTTCTATTGTTATGTTGGTGATGCTGGAGCAGCAGGGGAGAAGAAGAATGGGAAGCACTTCTTCACCCGCAAGGAGAACAGCCACCCTAGGGACTATGAAAGCAACCATGCCGCTGGTGATGGGTTCTGGAGATTGGCAGGCACAGAGGTCCCAATATACAACAAACCCAGCGGTGGTGCCGATGAAAAACTAGTGGGGATGAAACGCACCCTGGTGTTCCACTTTAGGAAGTCTTCATCCACAGAGCGCACCGGATGGGTGATGCAGGAGTTCCGACTTGCCGGTGCCAGCCTTGTGCCTTGCCTTGTGATGAGGCCGGCCACCGGTGATGTCTCCATGCCTCCCTGTGGTTGCACCGAAACAACCACCACCAAGGTGAGACGCTGCATCCAAACATCACTATGTCATTGTATTGGATATGATATAGATtccccctcaaaaaaaaaaggatatgatATAGATTTGTTTCtgtatttttaatatgattgGTAAATTATTTGTATAAAACCGTAGGACTGTGAGGTTCAAGTTGGGGAATAGGGAAACATGAGGAATTACTATCTTATAATTATATAGAGTATTTGTGCATGTCGCCATTGAGGGGTGCCAATAGGTTtgggttgattgattgatgccATGCAAGGTGCGTGGGATCTAGTGGTGATTCAAATTTTGTTATATAGTGATCTATGAGATGGTGGAATCTAGGGTTGATTTCAATTTTTCGCATAGTGATTCTATATAATTCAATCTAGTAGGATGTGTCACCCAGCAAGGTCTAATGGTTTCACTTACAGAATCCATAAGAGATTCTAATTTGTCGAGATGCAAAAAAGGGTATGTTGTCGGCTTGCATTTTTATTAGTGAAACTCATTATTGAACACCATGTGTTTTTATCCCCTTAGTCCTGAGACGTTTGGAGATCTAACAAGTACGGATTCTATTGAATGTTCAAATTTGTCGGGATGCAAAAAGGGGTATGTTGTCAGTTTGTGTTTTTATTAATGAAATTCTTTGCTGAACACTATGCATGCTTGTCCCCTTAGTCTCGGTAAGGGATGTTTAGATCATGATTTGATCTTGTACTCCTGGTCGCTACTTTTCCTTAAAAAAGTGGCATCACTACAGTTATTGGTGAATCGAATGGGGGTGACACTCCTTTGCCATATtaggtactccctctatttcaagttataagatgttttgactttggttaaagtcaaactattacaagtttgactaagtttttaaaaaatatagtaatatttataataccaaattagtttcattaaatcaataattgaatatattttcataataaatttgtcttgggttgaaaatgttttttttcaaacttagtcaaacttaaagcaagttaattttgaccaaagtcaaaacatcttatgacctgaaacagagggagtagaaaattggACATAGAGAAGTTACCAAATTCTTCTAATTCAGTCAGTACATGAGTAGCACAAAACTGGCATGCAACTATTTTTTACTACTAGTACACTTCATCCGTCTATCTTTATTGTAGATGCCATCTATACCACGGTTGCACCTTAATAGACTATATGCGAACTGTTTTGCAGAAAAACAATGGCAGTCCGTCTGCTGCCCATACTCATGCCCCTCTTGTGGAAACCATGGTCGAACCTGATAATTCTTGGATGATATGTCGCATTTACAAGAAGAGGCAGCGTGCACCGCAGGTCATCATCCCTCCGTCCATTGGCAATGCATGGGAAGCTGTCCTCGCCGTTCCTGCCATTGGCAATGCAGGCGATCGTCAAGTCAACTTCATTGACTTCCCAGGGCATAGATGTTTCGAGGAGGGGAGTGATGAGTCTGCCAATGTCATCACAAAGGACAAGGGCAGTGATGGTTATGGGAAGAACTAATAGAAGGAAGAAACTCGGCTTAGTTTAGAATAAAAATTGCAGGTGGGATGCTTCCTCATCGCAAGAAAGACCTGCAAGCTATTTATGcaatttaattttatgtttgtgCTTGAGACTATGCATTATGTTTAATTGAGTTGGTACTCTATGATGTTGAAGCTGGAGTCTATGTTTTTCTGTTTATGTTGGAATCTATATAGTGTTGAATTAGTTTTGGGAAAGTCAAGTGCACCAGTGTTCTAGCTTCTAGGACAAGACACATTCGCCCAAGATGCAAGATAAAGTGAAAGGGAGGTAACTACCTTTATGGTAGAGGTAATTGCCGCTCTTCAATATACTGTGCTTTTTATCATGTCATATACTAAGCCTCTATATTCTATATGCTTTTTATGTTCCAATTTCCATAGCTTGTTCACTCTGCAGCAGCGCTCTATATGTGATTGATGCTGTTGATATCCACACTATTGATCTGGTGATCACAAATGCAACAAGGCACTTGCCACATATCTATGATTGAATTGATTGCTCGACATAGGATATTATTATAGAGATACCATCCGTGTCATATTTATCTAGTGAAACAATTCATCTAGTTAATCTCAAGATAAATCATTCATGGTGATTATGCCTTTTTTGTTTGACCTGCGGCATGATTATTAATATTACTATTTATAACACTTGGAGAATATAGACaatgatatatatgttgatatagAAGGAGGtgtataaaaagaaataattgatGACAAGAGAGTAGATTTtgtggtacttcctccgtttcacaatgtaagtcattctagcatttcccacattcatattgatgttaatgaatctagacatatatatctatctagatacattaacatcaatatgaatgtgggaaatgctagaatgacttacattgtgaaacggagggagtatgtggtaTGCCTACGCCTAGCCAAGTTAAATTCAATGTGTATTTGCCAGCTTAAAATCTCTCTAGATAGCCACTGATTTCGGACAGTTTGAATGCACGATATCTTAAT
The nucleotide sequence above comes from Oryza glaberrima chromosome 11, OglaRS2, whole genome shotgun sequence. Encoded proteins:
- the LOC127753858 gene encoding NAC domain-containing protein 58-like is translated as MASPGVCINLVNGTSTRLPTNADLVVHYLHRRAIQEPVPCDLFPNVDILQHNPWDIVPAEEKTNGKYFFIHEENERLGNHHSNRAAGDGFWRPAGSEVPIYHKRSGGADEALVGMKRTLVFHYGNSSSAKRTEWVMQEFRLAGATLIPCPVTRPATGDGSMLPCHRTGTTIATENNGSPSAGQTHGPLEKTMVEPDSSLRICRIYKKRQRTPQFIIPPSIGDARELILALPTIGNTREVALALPAIDFLGQPSFEEGSDVSADVITDDKDGYGHGMN
- the LOC127753869 gene encoding NAC domain-containing protein 58-like, giving the protein MAGPGVCINLLNGTTMHLSVGCVFRPTEGELVVNYLYRRAMQEPLPCNFITDVDIQCHNPWDIVPAGEKKNGKHFFTRKENSHPRDYESNHAAGDGFWRLAGTEVPIYNKPSGGADEKLVGMKRTLVFHFRKSSSTERTGWVMQEFRLAGASLVPCLVMRPATGDVSMPPCGCTETTTTKKNNGSPSAAHTHAPLVETMVEPDNSWMICRIYKKRQRAPQVIIPPSIGNAWEAVLAVPAIGNAGDRQVNFIDFPGHRCFEEGSDESANVITKDKGSDGYGKN